One Brassica oleracea var. oleracea cultivar TO1000 chromosome C7, BOL, whole genome shotgun sequence genomic window carries:
- the LOC106301476 gene encoding ocs element-binding factor 1 has product MASSSSTYRSSSSSDGGNPSDSAVTVDERKRKRMLSNRESARRSRMRKQKHVDDLTAQINQLSSDNRQILTSLTVTSELYMKIQAENSVLTAQMAELSTRLESLNEIVDLVTTTNGGGVDQIDGCEFDDRTAGINCDGYYDDMMMSGVNHWGGSVYTNQPIMANDINMY; this is encoded by the coding sequence ATGGCGTCATCAAGCAGCACATACCGGAGCTCGAGCTCCTCCGACGGCGGGAATCCATCTGACTCCGCCGTTACCGTCGACGAGCGGAAACGCAAGAGAATGCTATCGAATCGTGAATCTGCACGTAGATCAAGGATGCGTAAACAGAAACACGTCGACGATCTAACGGCTCAGATCAATCAGCTTTCAAGCGACAACCGTCAGATCTTGACGAGTCTCACCGTCACCTCTGAGCTTTACATGAAGATCCAAGCCGAGAACTCCGTCTTGACCGCTCAGATGGCGGAGCTAAGCACCAGACTCGAGTCGTTGAACGAGATCGTCGATCTCGTGACGACGACCAATGGTGGTGGTGTCGATCAGATCGACGGCTGTGAGTTCGATGATCGAACGGCTGGGATTAATTGCGACGGATATTACGATGATATGATGATGAGTGGCGTTAATCATTGGGGTGGTTCGGTTTACACTAACCAACCCATCATGGCCAATGATATCAATATGTATTGA
- the LOC106301477 gene encoding uncharacterized protein LOC106301477: MTPVLCEILLSGLTVKSALCRRTHLVQSFSVVFLYWFYNVS, translated from the coding sequence ATGACTCCCGTTCTCTGCGAAATCTTGCTCTCGGGGCTCACGGTTAAATCTGCTCTCTGCCGTAGAACCCATCTCGTTCAATCTTTCTCCGTCGTCTTCCTTTACTGGTTTTACAACGTTTCATGA